Proteins encoded within one genomic window of Manis pentadactyla isolate mManPen7 chromosome 4, mManPen7.hap1, whole genome shotgun sequence:
- the PLEKHO1 gene encoding pleckstrin homology domain-containing family O member 1 isoform X2 — protein sequence MAVASTSTSDGMLTLDLIQEEDPSPEEPTSCAENFRVDLDKSVAHLAGSRQRADSDRIPPSSDRASGLPQPWDRPDKGATYTPQAPKKLTLTEKGRCASLEEILSLRDTATAFTLPLRTQEPPTLIPPAPGQLSRIQDLVARKLEKTQELLAEVQGLGDGKRKAKDPSWSPPDCESEQLLQETERLLGEASSNWSQAKRVLQEVRELRDLYRQMDLQSPNSHLRRTPQHSQYRKSLM from the exons ATGGCTGTG GCTTCAACCTCTACCTCGGATGGGATGCTGACCTTGGACCTGATCCAGGAGGAAGACCCTTCCCCAGAGGAGCCAACCTCTTGTGCTGAGAACTTCCGGGTCGACCTGGACAAGTCTGTGGCTCATCTGGCAGGCAGCCGGCAGAGGGCAGACTCAGACCGCATCCCGCCCTCCTCAGACCGGGCAAGTGGCCTGCCCCAACCGTGGGACAGACCAGACAAGGGGGCCACCTACACCCCCCAAGCACCCAAGAAGTTGACCCTCACAGAGAAAGGCCGCTGTGCCTCTTTGGAGGAGATCCTTTCTCTGCGGGACACTGCCACGGCCTTCACCCTCCCGCTGCGGACCCAGGAACCCCCAACCCTCAtcccacctgccccagggcagCTGTCCCGGATCCAGGACCTGGTGGCAAGGAAACTGGAGAAGACTCAGGAGCTGCTGGCGGAGGTCCAGGGCCTGGGAGATGGGAAGCGGAAAGCCAAGGACCCCTCTTGGTCTCCTCCTGATTGTGAGTCAGAGCAGCTGCTGCAGGAGACAGAGCGGCTGCTGGGAGAGGCGTCATCGAACTGGAGCCAGGCAAAGAGGGTGCTGCAGGAGGTCAGGGAGCTGAGGGACCTGTACAGGCAGATGGACCTGCAGAGCCCCAACAGCCACCTCAGACGGACCCCCCAGCATAGCCAGTACCGGAAGAGCCTGATGTGA
- the PLEKHO1 gene encoding pleckstrin homology domain-containing family O member 1 isoform X1 translates to MMKKNNSTKRGPQDGNHQCAPPEKVGWVRKFCGKGIFREIWKNRYVVLKGDQLYISEKEVKDEKNSQEVFDLSDYEKCEELRKSKSRSKKNHSKFTLAHSKQPGNTAPNLIFLAVSPEEKESWINALNSAITRAKNRILDEVTVEEDSYLAHPTRDRAKIQHSRRPPTRGHLMAVASTSTSDGMLTLDLIQEEDPSPEEPTSCAENFRVDLDKSVAHLAGSRQRADSDRIPPSSDRASGLPQPWDRPDKGATYTPQAPKKLTLTEKGRCASLEEILSLRDTATAFTLPLRTQEPPTLIPPAPGQLSRIQDLVARKLEKTQELLAEVQGLGDGKRKAKDPSWSPPDCESEQLLQETERLLGEASSNWSQAKRVLQEVRELRDLYRQMDLQSPNSHLRRTPQHSQYRKSLM, encoded by the exons ATGATGAAGAAGAACAATTCCACCAAGAGG GGGCCTCAGGATGGAAATCACCAGTGCGCACCTCCTGAGAAGGTCGGCTGGGTCCGGAAATTCTGCGGGAAAGGCATTTTCAGGGAGATTTGGAAAAACCGCTATGTGGTGCTGAAAGGGGATCAGCTCTACATCTCTGAAAAGGAG gtaaaagatgagaaaaatagcCAAGAGGTGTTTGACCTGAGTGACTATGAGAAGTGTGAAGAGCTCCGGAAATCCAAGAGCAGGAGCAAGAAAAATCATAGCAAGTTCACTCTTGCCCACTCCAAACAGCCTGGTAACACG GCTCCCAACCTCATCTTCCTGGCAGTGAGTCCAGAAGAGAAGGAATCATGGATCAATGCCCTCAACTCCGCTATCACTCGAGCCAAGAACCGCATCTTGGATGAG GTCACCGTTGAGGAAGACAGCTATCTTGCCCACCCAACTCGAGACAGAGCAAAAATCCAACACTCCCGCCGCCCCCCGACTCGGGGACACCTAATGGCTGTG GCTTCAACCTCTACCTCGGATGGGATGCTGACCTTGGACCTGATCCAGGAGGAAGACCCTTCCCCAGAGGAGCCAACCTCTTGTGCTGAGAACTTCCGGGTCGACCTGGACAAGTCTGTGGCTCATCTGGCAGGCAGCCGGCAGAGGGCAGACTCAGACCGCATCCCGCCCTCCTCAGACCGGGCAAGTGGCCTGCCCCAACCGTGGGACAGACCAGACAAGGGGGCCACCTACACCCCCCAAGCACCCAAGAAGTTGACCCTCACAGAGAAAGGCCGCTGTGCCTCTTTGGAGGAGATCCTTTCTCTGCGGGACACTGCCACGGCCTTCACCCTCCCGCTGCGGACCCAGGAACCCCCAACCCTCAtcccacctgccccagggcagCTGTCCCGGATCCAGGACCTGGTGGCAAGGAAACTGGAGAAGACTCAGGAGCTGCTGGCGGAGGTCCAGGGCCTGGGAGATGGGAAGCGGAAAGCCAAGGACCCCTCTTGGTCTCCTCCTGATTGTGAGTCAGAGCAGCTGCTGCAGGAGACAGAGCGGCTGCTGGGAGAGGCGTCATCGAACTGGAGCCAGGCAAAGAGGGTGCTGCAGGAGGTCAGGGAGCTGAGGGACCTGTACAGGCAGATGGACCTGCAGAGCCCCAACAGCCACCTCAGACGGACCCCCCAGCATAGCCAGTACCGGAAGAGCCTGATGTGA